The following are encoded together in the Candidatus Anaeroferrophillus wilburensis genome:
- a CDS encoding acyl-CoA dehydrogenase family protein encodes MNFELSEEQIMLREMTRKFAEQEMLPSLRDYEEKQEVNRELIGKLADLGLLGAHLPKEYGGGGIDYLSCAIIWEELSRVSWTMALGSVGHAVLSGTIIMHAASDEQKEKYLPPLCRGKLLFATATVEPNAGSDATAIEASAKLNGDHWVLNGTKNFVTGGRLADVILVLAQTDKSLGTKGMVLLAVEKETAGLSYEHVELVGGRTSDIANLAFADCRVPAGNLIGKVGRGLHGAFHGIDTARVFITAGALGMAQSCLNSSIKYARERLQFGKPIASFQLVQETIARLAAEIETIRWQLYYAAQLKDAGKSHGKELSAAKWLASELAVRAASEAIRLHGAYGCSVEYPLEHHYRDAVLATILGGTSEMHKLMIGRELLGINAMS; translated from the coding sequence ATGAACTTTGAGCTGAGTGAAGAACAAATCATGCTGCGGGAGATGACCCGCAAATTCGCTGAGCAGGAGATGCTGCCTTCCCTGCGGGACTATGAAGAGAAGCAGGAGGTGAACCGGGAACTTATCGGCAAACTAGCCGATCTTGGGCTGTTGGGTGCCCATCTGCCCAAAGAGTATGGCGGCGGCGGGATTGACTACCTCTCCTGTGCCATCATCTGGGAGGAGCTGAGCCGGGTGAGCTGGACCATGGCCCTGGGTTCGGTGGGCCACGCGGTGCTCAGCGGCACCATTATCATGCACGCGGCCAGCGATGAACAAAAAGAAAAGTACCTGCCGCCTCTGTGCCGGGGGAAGCTGCTTTTTGCCACCGCCACCGTTGAACCCAATGCCGGCAGCGATGCCACCGCCATTGAAGCCAGCGCCAAGCTCAATGGTGACCACTGGGTACTGAACGGCACCAAGAATTTTGTCACCGGCGGCCGGCTTGCCGACGTGATCCTGGTGCTGGCCCAGACCGACAAGTCATTGGGTACCAAGGGGATGGTGCTGCTGGCGGTGGAGAAGGAGACCGCGGGACTATCCTATGAGCATGTGGAGCTGGTGGGCGGCCGGACCAGCGATATCGCCAACCTGGCTTTTGCTGATTGCCGGGTGCCGGCCGGCAACCTCATCGGCAAGGTCGGCCGCGGTTTGCATGGGGCGTTCCACGGCATTGATACCGCCCGGGTGTTTATCACTGCCGGAGCGCTGGGCATGGCCCAAAGCTGCCTGAATTCCTCGATCAAATACGCCCGGGAGCGGCTCCAGTTCGGCAAGCCCATCGCCAGTTTCCAGCTGGTCCAGGAAACCATCGCCCGGCTGGCGGCTGAGATTGAGACCATTCGCTGGCAGCTCTACTATGCCGCCCAGCTCAAAGATGCCGGCAAGTCCCACGGCAAGGAGTTGTCGGCGGCCAAGTGGCTGGCTTCCGAACTGGCGGTCCGGGCGGCGTCGGAGGCCATCCGGCTGCACGGGGCCTATGGCTGCAGCGTCGAGTATCCTCTGGAGCACCATTACCGGGACGCGGTGCTGGCCACCATCCTCGGGGGCACCTCGGAGATGCATAAACTGATGATCGGTCGGGAGCTGCTGGGCATCAATGCCATGAGCTGA
- a CDS encoding long-chain-fatty-acid--CoA ligase, with the protein MKTICTLQNMLRRNVELNPEKIALIEGKRSYTFREFADRSQRMGNALLNLGLAKGDRVAILSKNSIENAESYFSIPNAGLVLVMLNFRLAPREILDILADAEPRVLLVNEEYVGVVDQLRASLSFVEQFVFIGDRAKTPAGWHHYEEMIAAAKTGWPSAAVTEDDLAALMYTSGTTGAPKGCMAIHRNFYHVGRSLTLALKMDADDCGIIASPLFHATGEVTLMNHVYSGTTSVIMPLWDVDLFLRLVEQYKITTGMLATPMLMFLVDFPHSERYDHSSLKKIYFAGAPVTPVVFQKAIERFGNVFIHLFGTSETIGQTTILSTDDVARALASGKTEILASCGKSFADMESVVVDEDDRPVPPGVVGEIKVRGLGTTLGYWRKEEATKAVFRNGWYYPLDLCTVDDQGYIYIVDRKKDMIITGGENVYPAEVENVLYRHPGVSQSAVIGLPDAKWGEAVTAIILPKEGKKLSTDEIISFCKGEIAGYKAPKKIIFVTDMPRSASGKILKYKLREEFAVQ; encoded by the coding sequence ATGAAGACCATCTGTACCCTGCAGAACATGCTGCGGCGCAATGTGGAGCTGAATCCGGAGAAGATCGCCCTGATTGAAGGAAAGCGTTCCTATACGTTCAGGGAGTTTGCCGATCGCAGCCAGAGGATGGGCAATGCCCTGCTGAATCTGGGTTTGGCAAAGGGTGACCGGGTTGCCATCCTGAGCAAAAACAGCATCGAGAATGCCGAGTCCTATTTCAGCATCCCCAATGCCGGTCTGGTGCTGGTGATGCTCAACTTCCGCCTGGCGCCCCGGGAGATTCTTGATATCCTTGCTGATGCCGAGCCGCGGGTCCTGCTGGTGAACGAGGAATATGTAGGTGTTGTTGACCAGTTGCGGGCTAGCTTGTCCTTCGTGGAGCAGTTTGTTTTCATTGGTGATCGGGCAAAAACTCCGGCCGGCTGGCATCACTACGAAGAGATGATTGCTGCCGCCAAAACAGGCTGGCCGTCAGCGGCGGTGACTGAAGATGACCTGGCAGCCCTCATGTATACCAGCGGTACCACCGGGGCGCCCAAGGGATGCATGGCCATCCACCGCAACTTCTATCATGTTGGTCGCAGCCTGACGCTGGCGTTGAAGATGGATGCCGATGACTGCGGCATCATCGCCTCCCCCCTTTTTCACGCCACCGGCGAAGTGACCCTGATGAACCATGTCTACAGCGGCACCACCTCGGTGATCATGCCTCTGTGGGATGTGGATCTTTTTCTCCGGCTGGTGGAACAGTACAAGATTACCACCGGGATGCTGGCCACCCCGATGCTCATGTTTCTGGTGGATTTTCCCCATTCCGAACGCTACGACCATAGCAGCCTGAAAAAAATCTACTTTGCCGGGGCGCCGGTAACCCCGGTGGTGTTCCAGAAAGCCATCGAACGGTTCGGCAATGTCTTTATTCATCTCTTTGGCACCAGCGAAACCATCGGCCAGACCACCATCCTGTCCACCGATGATGTGGCCCGGGCCTTGGCGTCAGGGAAAACCGAAATTCTTGCTTCCTGCGGCAAATCGTTTGCCGATATGGAAAGCGTCGTGGTTGATGAGGACGACCGGCCGGTGCCGCCGGGGGTGGTGGGCGAGATCAAGGTTCGGGGACTGGGTACCACTCTGGGCTACTGGCGCAAGGAGGAGGCGACAAAGGCCGTTTTCCGCAACGGCTGGTACTATCCTCTGGATCTGTGCACCGTCGATGACCAGGGGTACATCTACATCGTCGACCGGAAAAAGGATATGATCATCACCGGCGGCGAGAACGTCTATCCAGCCGAGGTGGAAAATGTCCTCTACCGGCATCCGGGCGTCAGCCAGTCAGCGGTGATCGGTCTGCCGGACGCCAAATGGGGCGAGGCGGTAACCGCCATCATCCTGCCGAAAGAGGGTAAAAAGTTGTCCACCGACGAGATCATCTCCTTCTGCAAAGGGGAGATTGCCGGCTACAAGGCACCGAAAAAAATCATTTTTGTCACCGACATGCCCCGCAGCGCCAGCGGCAAGATTCTTAAATACAAGCTGCGGGAAGAATTTGCAGTGCAATGA
- a CDS encoding PEP-CTERM sorting domain-containing protein yields the protein MKVRSVVAIFFVVFCLCGITQVSHGMPILPGGTSDYWTWTASDSEGRSASADFYFADGKFNILLENTAGATTVPNTVLAGLFFDLVDGFSISNPHVEVAVGSTLQGLVTGGAGYNMDGEFGYLAGIDGINGGLGDYGIAATGFDPEDGAPVDWDGFGADTIINTDYSFPSPSASSPNGAEAGLVGGNIDNLVTASIASYVQSAVLIQFDFEWPGEIPDSVVSQVNFLYGTDYAGTPVPEPKTMLLLGVGLLSMVAVRKKTVKK from the coding sequence ATGAAAGTCAGATCAGTTGTAGCCATATTCTTTGTCGTGTTTTGTTTATGCGGCATAACGCAGGTATCCCATGGTATGCCGATTTTGCCTGGCGGTACTTCAGATTATTGGACTTGGACTGCTTCTGACAGTGAAGGAAGAAGTGCTAGTGCGGATTTTTATTTTGCTGATGGTAAGTTCAATATTTTACTCGAGAATACTGCTGGCGCAACCACAGTGCCCAATACCGTTTTGGCGGGGCTGTTTTTCGACCTGGTTGATGGTTTTTCCATTTCTAACCCGCATGTTGAAGTGGCGGTTGGTTCAACTCTCCAAGGCCTTGTGACCGGAGGAGCAGGGTATAATATGGATGGTGAATTTGGCTATCTTGCCGGTATCGACGGCATCAATGGTGGCCTCGGGGATTATGGTATTGCGGCAACGGGTTTTGACCCTGAAGACGGCGCCCCTGTCGACTGGGATGGGTTTGGTGCCGATACTATCATTAATACAGATTATTCCTTTCCTTCTCCCAGTGCATCATCACCCAATGGTGCCGAGGCAGGCCTGGTGGGTGGTAATATAGACAATTTAGTTACCGCATCCATAGCCTCTTATGTCCAAAGTGCCGTTCTGATTCAATTTGACTTCGAATGGCCCGGGGAAATTCCTGATTCAGTAGTCAGCCAGGTCAATTTTTTGTATGGTACGGATTATGCCGGAACTCCGGTGCCCGAACCGAAAACCATGCTGCTTTTGGGGGTGGGCCTGCTGTCAATGGTGGCGGTGAGAAAGAAAACGGTGAAAAAATAG
- a CDS encoding epoxyqueuosine reductase QueH gives MKILLHCCCGPCVIYPLVQLRAGGHEVHGCFSNHIHPYTEWQQRLQTLQTYATEVDLPLIVDDRYRLPYFLRNTVYRETQRCTFCYHDRLEVSAKIAKRGKFDAFTSTLLYSKFQQHELIREMGEAAGKAAGMAFYYEDFRAGWKAGIEESKERQMYRQQYCGCIYSEGERYLGRKWLTENA, from the coding sequence ATGAAAATTCTTCTCCATTGCTGCTGCGGACCCTGTGTTATCTACCCTCTGGTTCAGCTGCGGGCTGGAGGGCATGAGGTCCACGGCTGCTTCAGCAACCACATCCACCCCTACACCGAATGGCAGCAGCGCCTGCAAACCCTGCAAACCTATGCCACCGAGGTCGATCTGCCACTGATTGTCGACGACCGCTACCGGCTGCCGTACTTCCTCAGAAACACGGTCTATCGGGAAACTCAACGCTGCACCTTCTGCTACCATGACCGGCTGGAGGTCAGCGCCAAGATTGCCAAACGGGGCAAATTCGACGCCTTCACCTCCACCCTGCTCTACAGCAAATTTCAACAGCATGAACTGATCCGGGAAATGGGTGAGGCGGCGGGGAAAGCGGCAGGGATGGCCTTTTACTACGAAGACTTCAGAGCCGGCTGGAAAGCCGGCATCGAGGAATCGAAGGAGCGGCAGATGTACCGCCAGCAGTACTGCGGCTGCATCTACAGCGAGGGTGAGCGCTATCTGGGCAGGAAGTGGCTGACCGAAAACGCATAA
- a CDS encoding LysE family translocator, with protein sequence MTKHSIGEQKDTPTEGWGGATEHRHHARCRQGSWGGAEPLIHSWPFVSAGLVFGITAGISPGPLLALVISETLNHGFRAGLLVSLAPLITDLPIILGTLFLLSRFSRTTPILGIISLAGAAFICYLAYECFTASPLEKIITPANRSRSLQKGIIGNLLNPHPYLFWLTVGGPTLLQASKTGYGNAGFFLLLFYGGIVGCKIAVAALAHHSRTQISAGAFRLINYGLGAILLFFALLFARDGLRLLEMIGQRAL encoded by the coding sequence ATGACAAAGCACAGTATAGGAGAACAGAAGGATACTCCGACCGAAGGCTGGGGAGGAGCAACAGAACATCGGCACCATGCACGTTGCCGCCAAGGAAGTTGGGGAGGAGCTGAACCGTTGATACACAGTTGGCCATTCGTCAGCGCCGGCCTGGTATTCGGCATCACGGCCGGCATCTCCCCCGGCCCACTGCTGGCCCTGGTGATCAGCGAAACCCTGAACCATGGCTTCCGGGCCGGCCTTTTGGTTTCCCTGGCGCCCCTGATCACCGATCTGCCGATTATCCTGGGAACCCTGTTCCTGCTGTCCCGCTTTTCCCGGACCACACCCATACTGGGAATCATCTCCCTGGCCGGAGCGGCATTTATCTGCTACCTGGCTTACGAATGTTTTACCGCCAGCCCCCTGGAAAAAATCATCACCCCGGCAAACCGCAGCCGCTCATTGCAGAAGGGCATTATCGGCAATCTCCTCAACCCCCACCCCTATCTTTTCTGGCTGACGGTGGGCGGCCCGACCCTGCTCCAGGCCTCAAAAACAGGTTATGGCAACGCCGGCTTCTTTCTCCTGCTTTTTTACGGCGGCATCGTCGGCTGCAAGATTGCCGTCGCGGCGCTGGCCCACCACTCACGGACACAGATATCAGCCGGCGCCTTTCGTCTCATCAACTACGGTCTGGGCGCCATCCTGCTCTTTTTTGCCTTACTCTTTGCCCGGGACGGACTGCGATTGCTGGAAATGATCGGCCAAAGAGCCCTGTGA
- a CDS encoding efflux RND transporter periplasmic adaptor subunit produces MCGAVFLLYAGSLAAAEKQPPGRPPAKVVVAPVREQQIARTMVITGTVEADLDSLVASELDGVVAELLVTEGQRVKKGDCLCRLNGDLLERQLQVETREIEHLTVLHEKAKTDFSRIEQLFEQEAAARQLFDDRFYEVRRTEALIAVGRARVRHLTAELAKKAIYAPFAGLVVEKLVEVGEWVGAGQAICRLIDDRQLVVTIPVPAASVAYVREQSSFLVYLREGGKPLAGTTNRLVPVADRQARSLPFLINLPAGDGVFAGMEAMVEIPAAPPARWLTVPRDALVTGGEQMRVFVIADAMAQPIPVQVEGYAGEDALVVADGLQPGMVVAVRGNERLRPSQPVEIIQ; encoded by the coding sequence GTGTGTGGTGCAGTTTTCCTGCTCTATGCAGGCAGTCTGGCAGCGGCGGAAAAACAGCCGCCCGGACGGCCGCCGGCCAAGGTGGTGGTTGCCCCGGTGCGGGAGCAGCAGATAGCCCGGACGATGGTCATTACCGGCACCGTGGAGGCTGATCTGGACAGTCTGGTGGCCAGCGAGCTTGATGGGGTGGTTGCCGAGCTGCTGGTTACCGAAGGTCAACGGGTCAAGAAGGGTGATTGCCTGTGTCGGCTCAACGGCGATCTGCTTGAGCGGCAGCTGCAGGTGGAGACGAGGGAGATTGAGCATCTTACCGTCCTCCATGAGAAAGCAAAAACCGACTTTTCCAGGATTGAGCAGCTCTTTGAGCAGGAGGCTGCCGCCCGCCAGTTGTTTGATGACCGGTTCTACGAGGTGCGGCGTACCGAAGCCCTGATTGCCGTTGGCCGGGCAAGGGTCCGGCATTTGACTGCTGAGTTGGCAAAGAAGGCGATTTATGCCCCTTTTGCCGGCCTGGTGGTGGAAAAGCTGGTGGAAGTGGGTGAATGGGTGGGCGCCGGGCAGGCAATCTGCCGTCTCATTGATGACCGGCAGCTGGTGGTCACCATCCCGGTGCCGGCCGCTTCAGTTGCCTATGTGCGGGAACAATCTTCGTTTCTGGTCTACCTGCGGGAAGGTGGCAAGCCGCTGGCCGGGACAACAAACCGCCTGGTGCCGGTAGCCGACCGGCAGGCCCGCAGCCTTCCTTTCCTGATCAATCTGCCGGCCGGGGATGGGGTTTTTGCCGGCATGGAGGCGATGGTGGAAATTCCGGCGGCGCCGCCGGCCCGCTGGCTGACCGTTCCCCGGGATGCCCTGGTGACCGGCGGTGAACAGATGCGGGTGTTTGTCATTGCTGATGCCATGGCTCAGCCGATACCTGTCCAAGTGGAGGGGTATGCCGGCGAGGATGCCCTGGTTGTTGCTGACGGGCTGCAGCCCGGCATGGTGGTTGCCGTCCGGGGCAACGAGCGGCTGCGGCCAAGCCAGCCGGTGGAGATTATCCAGTGA
- a CDS encoding efflux RND transporter permease subunit has protein sequence MNFIEWVIRKPVTVVVGVIFIVLFGWLSASRLPIQLAPDVALPEITVTTIWPGASPYEIEREIIEEQEEVLKGLKGLVKMESESTSDLGRIILTFDIDSDLKDILLRTSNKLNEVPSYPENVEKPVITASGANASPVIWTIFKTRPGNSRDINTYLTYFDDSIRQHLERVDGVAELYVVGGTEDEMQVMVDPQRLVIHGLTMGKMVERLVAENTNLSAGDVSTRKRKYLVRTVGEYKSPKDIGEVVITEDRDRLVRVADVADVAYGHKKVSAAIRHDGQSAIAVGIKKEVGANVLTLTRLAKVEVERLNREILEPQGLYLDWVYDQTPYINSAIGLVKQNMMVGGLLAIVVLFLFLRSFASTLIIALAIPVSVVGTFIFLVVGHRNLNVISLAGMAFAVGMVVDNAIVVLENIDRHRKMGKPPFAAALEGTTEVWGAVLASTVTTLAVFLPVVFIREEAGQLFKDLAIAICGSVALSLLVSVTVIPMLANQLFSHRHRSLDSTGDLFSRFGALFSGLITVLVGWINRNWVSRIVVVVMIVAASLGVSRLLLPKMEYLPQGNRNLILSILVPPPGYSDAERQAIGEYIGEQLRPYQEAAIDGADRIDTYFYVGRGQMLFLGAKAEHPEKVKTIIPVLQKIISGVPGMFGVTVQRGLFESGLGKGRTIEVDLRGGDLQQLVTIGGTMFGMISQAIPGAQIRPVPSLELTNPEVLVIPDRRRCAALGIDARELAITVDVLLDGRKIDDFKPEGRNQIDLTLMSKTGMIQAPEQVAGVSVLTPGGRQVPISSLASIRETAGPTQINHLERKRAVTLQVTPPEAVPLEKAMDIIADTIIPQVKKMGLITGDEEVSLSGTADKLTQTRKALQGNFLLALAITYLLMAALFENFFYPLIIMVSVPMAAAGGFIGLALVNRFLVSQPMDVLTMLGFIILVGVVVNNAILIVHQALNFVRTGELGPDEAIVESVRTRIRPIFMSTLTSLLGMLPLVLFPGAGSELYRGLGSVVLGGLALSTVFTLLLIPALLGFFLRPAK, from the coding sequence GTGAACTTCATCGAATGGGTTATCCGCAAACCAGTGACCGTGGTGGTGGGGGTCATCTTTATTGTTCTCTTCGGCTGGCTCAGCGCCAGCCGGCTGCCGATACAGCTGGCACCCGATGTGGCGCTGCCAGAGATCACCGTCACCACCATCTGGCCGGGGGCCAGCCCCTATGAGATCGAGCGGGAAATTATCGAGGAGCAGGAGGAGGTGCTCAAGGGGCTCAAGGGATTGGTGAAGATGGAGAGCGAAAGCACCTCCGATCTGGGCCGCATCATTCTCACCTTCGATATCGATTCCGACCTCAAGGATATTCTCCTGCGGACCTCCAACAAGCTCAATGAAGTGCCCAGCTATCCGGAAAACGTTGAAAAGCCGGTGATTACCGCTTCCGGGGCCAACGCCTCGCCGGTGATCTGGACAATCTTCAAAACCAGGCCCGGCAACTCCCGGGACATCAATACCTACCTGACCTATTTCGACGATTCCATCCGTCAGCACCTGGAAAGGGTTGACGGCGTTGCCGAACTCTATGTGGTGGGGGGGACCGAGGATGAGATGCAGGTCATGGTCGATCCCCAGCGGCTGGTGATCCATGGGCTGACCATGGGGAAGATGGTCGAACGGCTGGTGGCCGAGAACACCAATCTCTCCGCCGGTGACGTCAGCACCCGCAAACGCAAATATCTGGTTCGAACGGTGGGTGAATACAAGAGCCCCAAGGATATTGGCGAGGTGGTGATTACTGAGGATCGCGACCGGCTGGTGCGGGTTGCCGATGTGGCGGACGTCGCCTACGGCCACAAGAAGGTTTCGGCGGCCATCAGACACGATGGCCAGTCGGCGATTGCCGTGGGGATCAAGAAAGAGGTGGGGGCCAACGTTCTGACCCTGACCAGGCTGGCCAAGGTGGAGGTGGAACGCCTCAATCGGGAGATTCTTGAACCCCAGGGCCTCTATCTCGACTGGGTCTATGACCAGACCCCCTACATCAACAGCGCCATCGGTCTGGTGAAGCAGAACATGATGGTCGGCGGATTGCTGGCCATTGTGGTCCTCTTTCTTTTCCTGCGCAGTTTTGCTTCGACCCTGATCATTGCCCTGGCGATTCCGGTGAGCGTCGTGGGGACCTTTATTTTTCTCGTCGTCGGCCACCGGAACCTGAACGTCATCAGTTTGGCCGGGATGGCTTTTGCCGTGGGGATGGTGGTTGACAACGCCATCGTGGTGCTGGAAAATATCGACCGGCACCGAAAAATGGGAAAACCGCCCTTTGCCGCTGCCCTTGAGGGGACCACCGAGGTGTGGGGGGCCGTGCTGGCATCAACGGTGACCACCCTGGCGGTGTTTCTGCCGGTGGTCTTTATTCGCGAGGAAGCGGGCCAGCTTTTCAAGGATCTGGCTATTGCCATCTGCGGCTCGGTGGCCTTGAGCCTCTTGGTATCGGTGACCGTGATCCCCATGCTGGCCAATCAGCTTTTTTCCCACCGACATCGGTCTCTTGATAGTACCGGTGATCTGTTTTCCCGTTTTGGCGCCCTGTTCAGCGGCCTGATAACCGTCCTGGTGGGCTGGATCAACCGGAACTGGGTTTCCCGCATCGTGGTGGTGGTGATGATTGTTGCCGCCAGCCTCGGGGTTTCCCGGCTGCTGCTGCCAAAGATGGAGTACCTGCCACAAGGCAACCGCAACCTGATTTTAAGCATTCTGGTGCCGCCCCCTGGCTATTCCGATGCCGAGCGGCAGGCGATTGGTGAATATATTGGTGAGCAGCTGCGTCCCTACCAGGAGGCGGCCATTGATGGTGCTGACCGGATTGATACCTATTTTTATGTCGGCCGGGGGCAGATGCTCTTCCTCGGGGCCAAGGCTGAGCATCCTGAAAAGGTCAAGACGATTATCCCAGTGCTGCAGAAAATAATCAGCGGTGTTCCCGGAATGTTCGGGGTGACGGTTCAGCGGGGACTGTTTGAAAGCGGTCTTGGCAAGGGGAGGACCATTGAGGTGGATCTCCGCGGCGGCGACCTGCAGCAGCTGGTGACCATCGGGGGAACCATGTTCGGCATGATCAGTCAGGCCATCCCCGGTGCCCAGATACGGCCGGTTCCCTCCCTGGAACTGACCAATCCGGAAGTGCTGGTCATTCCAGACCGGCGCCGCTGCGCCGCCCTGGGAATCGATGCCCGGGAACTGGCAATCACCGTTGATGTGCTGCTGGATGGCCGCAAAATTGATGACTTCAAGCCCGAGGGCCGCAACCAGATCGATTTGACTCTGATGAGCAAGACCGGGATGATCCAGGCGCCGGAGCAGGTTGCCGGGGTGTCGGTGCTGACTCCCGGAGGCCGCCAGGTGCCCATCAGTTCCCTGGCCAGCATCCGTGAGACCGCCGGGCCCACCCAGATCAACCATCTGGAGCGCAAGCGGGCGGTGACCCTTCAGGTTACGCCGCCGGAGGCGGTGCCGCTGGAAAAAGCCATGGATATTATCGCTGATACCATTATTCCCCAAGTCAAAAAGATGGGACTGATCACCGGCGATGAGGAGGTTTCCCTTTCCGGCACCGCCGACAAGCTGACCCAGACCCGCAAAGCACTGCAGGGTAATTTTCTTCTGGCGCTGGCCATCACCTATCTGTTGATGGCTGCCTTGTTTGAAAATTTCTTCTATCCCCTGATCATCATGGTCAGTGTGCCCATGGCAGCGGCCGGCGGCTTTATCGGTTTGGCCCTGGTGAATCGTTTCTTGGTTTCCCAGCCCATGGATGTCTTGACCATGCTCGGTTTTATCATTCTGGTGGGGGTGGTGGTCAATAATGCCATTCTCATTGTTCACCAGGCCCTTAATTTTGTCCGCACCGGCGAGCTGGGTCCCGATGAGGCGATTGTCGAATCGGTGCGCACCCGCATCCGGCCCATCTTCATGAGTACCCTCACCAGTCTTCTGGGGATGCTGCCCTTGGTTTTGTTTCCCGGGGCTGGGTCGGAATTGTATCGGGGGCTGGGCAGCGTCGTCCTGGGCGGCCTGGCGCTGTCAACAGTCTTTACCCTGCTGCTCATTCCTGCCCTGCTGGGATTTTTCCTGCGGCCGGCAAAATAA
- the tpx gene encoding thiol peroxidase — translation MIMEKSGLVAMGGSPVTLLGPALKEGDSAPEFKVVDADFKTISLHDFKGRIKLISVVPSLDTPICELQTQRFNQEAEQLPADVSVLTISMDLPFAQSRFCGARNINRVQVFSDYKYRSFGYAYGVMIKEMMLLARAIFLVDKQDVIRYQEICHEVKEHPRYYQVLKALRSL, via the coding sequence ATGATCATGGAAAAAAGCGGCCTGGTGGCCATGGGCGGCAGCCCGGTTACCCTGTTGGGCCCCGCACTGAAAGAGGGGGATTCGGCTCCGGAGTTTAAAGTGGTTGATGCCGATTTTAAAACCATCTCTTTGCATGATTTCAAAGGCAGGATAAAACTCATCAGCGTTGTTCCATCCCTTGATACCCCGATATGTGAATTGCAGACCCAGCGTTTTAACCAAGAGGCTGAACAGCTGCCGGCAGATGTCTCTGTACTCACCATTAGTATGGACCTTCCCTTTGCCCAAAGCCGGTTTTGCGGCGCGAGAAATATCAACCGGGTTCAGGTCTTTTCCGATTATAAATATCGCTCTTTCGGTTATGCCTACGGGGTCATGATCAAAGAGATGATGCTGCTGGCCCGGGCTATTTTTCTGGTTGATAAACAGGATGTGATCCGTTACCAGGAAATCTGCCATGAGGTGAAGGAACACCCCCGGTATTATCAGGTATTGAAGGCGCTGAGATCGCTCTAA